The Salvia miltiorrhiza cultivar Shanhuang (shh) chromosome 2, IMPLAD_Smil_shh, whole genome shotgun sequence DNA window TGTACAAGCATTTCGTGAAGTGATAAGTATTTTGGTGTCATGAGCTTTTTAACGCCTTCTCTTTCTGTGGGTTCTTTTTTCAGTATCACATGTTCCAATTGTAATTGTCGTATTCGATGTGATATGCTAGGGAATTATAATTTTCCATGATGTGTTTGACAATGAGAATGACGTTCACGGAGCTCAAATCAGGGTAGAAGGTGTGTATATATGGCCTTTCAGACAACTAAGGATGGTGGCTAACAGGTAGCTTCCTCTATTTCTACTACTCTGTTTATATGTGTTTTGTAACTTAATTCCTAATTCTAGTCTTAAGTAGCCGCTAGTCTCATCAATTAAAGTTAGACTGTGGCCAGACTGTCAAAAATCCGCAGCTACTGAATTAGAGTTGGAAACTTTATACGCATTATCTGCTTCATTTTATGGAATACATGTGATCCTATATACCTATCTTTTAATCCTCTCTTTGGATTTCTCTGCAGCGGAAAAGAGAGTGAGTTTGGGCAGGAAGATGATTATTTACTGTCTAACCCGTATCACTTGGTAATCACCCTTATTTCCTCAGAAAGTTACTTTCTACCCTTCCACCTGTATAACATGATGTTTATATTTCTTCTCAGTTCTCATATGCtgcttcaatttaattattcgTAGTTGGCACTTTTTGATCCTTTTGAGTATAGTCCTTCCCTTTTTTTGGAGGGGGTGGCATGTGGGGTAGGGGGGAAGGGGGTTGGAGCAGGCGAGAGAACAGTAGCGTTGAGGCAGTGCTGGTGAGTTTGGACGTTTCTGAACTTCAATGACATGTCTGTTCATCCAAACTGAACACATGAGACGAATATGGATGTGGAATAGAAATTTGGCAGTGTTTGAATGGGATGGCATTGAGTTGAAACTAAATACATGTACTGTCTTCttacttaatactccctccgtccacgaaatgagtacccatttgtggacggcacgggttttaagaaatgtatggagtgtagtgtgaatagtttaagggtcccacttttttagtgtattaattaaagagaagtgtggggtacacttgccaaaaaggaaaatgggtactcatttcgtggacggacgaaaaaggaaatatgtgtactcatttcgtggacggagggagtagctgTTATTGCATAGTCCATTGTCTTAGCTATGATTTTCTGTTGTTGAAGGTATTCATCCAGTGTTATGGTGTGGTCGAGTTTCTTGATCTTAAAATATTACCTTAATGGGGGTTTGTTGAAAAATGTGTAGTGATTGCTACGTTTACGtgaattttttttccaagtCAACTTTTAACTTCTTTGGCATTTTTTCGTCTTAGTGCAGCTTGGAGTTTTCTCGTCCCAGGTGTTTCAGGAGTCTCCACGAGAAAAAATCTGGAAGAGGAAACATTGTATGCTCCTTTAGGATTATTTTATTTCGTTATCAGTTGATATATTCATCGAACTTGCTTCCTAAAACTGCTCGGGGTTCTGTTGTAGCCCCAATTTACGAAATGGAGAAACACTGCAACATTGAAATCTCCGCACAAATTTCTCGAGTGTCTTCTAGAAAAAATGGTAATAGGGTTTAACTGACTTATGAAGTACTATTTTAATGCCTATTTGCTTtgatgaaattcaaattttaaccTGATTTGTACGTTTCTTGTACTTAGGTGGAGATCAAGATAAGTATTATCTAGAAGGACTAATGGAGAGCCCTTCAGTGGATGACGATGTAGATTGCTTCTCTCCCATGCTCTTAAATGCGACTTCTGTCAACGTTGAGGTCTACTACAATAAAGCAGTTAACTACACTTTGATGGTCACCTTTGTATCCTTTCCCGTGTGATATCGAACTTTTATCTAGGAGAAGGCGAAATGGTCTCGTATAGTTATAACTCCTTGTCCGATTCTTTAACCTTTTCACGTGCTAGATATCTTTCCTCGAAGTTCTGTTGTTAATCCGGCAAATGGAACACAGTAACACCCAATCAGTAAGATTCCTTTGCATTGTGCTTGATACTTGATTATATGAGTTAATATCTTTTGCCGGCTAGTTTCTTCTGGAGCTGTAATGCTAATTCGATAAAACCTACCAGGGGGCTGCCAAAGTTTCGCTCTTGATGATCGGGCATCAGGCTATAATGGATGCTTATCTCTGTCTTCTACATCTTACTGCCGGAATTTTAGTCGGTATGTTTAATATCCACTCAatgttttttaatatttttagttGTTAATATTAATTTGAAGTAAAATGTGATGCTTCCCCGTTTGCAGAATCTCTATTTAATGCTTTTGCAACTGCGGCATTTTTCAAGTTCGTGGTCTTCTCAATATTTGAAATGCGCTACCTACTCGCGATATGGAAGGCGAATAGGCCATCGAATAACGGAGAGAATTGGGAAGTGATGAGGCGCGAGCTCTCAGTTCTTTACAGTCGTTTTTGTAAGTAACTTTACCGGTTACATATGATTTTATCATCTTGTTGCATAACGCTTTATCAGAcgttcttgcatcttcttgcaGATGGGATCCTTTTAGGTGGCATTCTTGTTATGTACGAGTTTCATAATTTTCTGCGGATCATCCTTCTCCTCCTCCACTCATTCTGGATTCCGCAAATAGTGATTAACGTAGTTCGTGACTCGAGGAAACCATTGCATCCTCATTATATCC harbors:
- the LOC131009211 gene encoding transmembrane E3 ubiquitin-protein ligase FLY2-like, which codes for MGWMGSWNVLGFLFRILFGWSILMVMWPVNGLRPLRQRRSWGEEWLPIGKEEQELGPFSSWNITGTYRGNWKFPDSANSSSKFSDFRKSNGNSILELISTPTKITGVHYVQGIIIFHDVFDNENDVHGAQIRVEGVYIWPFRQLRMVANSGKESEFGQEDDYLLSNPYHLLGVFSSQVFQESPREKIWKRKHSPIYEMEKHCNIEISAQISRVSSRKNGGDQDKYYLEGLMESPSVDDDVDCFSPMLLNATSVNVEVYYNKAVNYTLMVTFISFLEVLLLIRQMEHSNTQSGAAKVSLLMIGHQAIMDAYLCLLHLTAGILVESLFNAFATAAFFKFVVFSIFEMRYLLAIWKANRPSNNGENWEVMRRELSVLYSRFYGILLGGILVMYEFHNFLRIILLLLHSFWIPQIVINVVRDSRKPLHPHYILGMTITRIAIPLYVFGCPHNFMRIEPDRRWCIFLALFMGLQVFILLLQHYLGSRWFIPRQILPEKYSYYRRFLQGSNHATDCVICMTAIDLGQRSNDCMVTPCDHFFHGSCLQRWMDIKMECPTCRRPLPPA